A single Vigna radiata var. radiata cultivar VC1973A chromosome 8, Vradiata_ver6, whole genome shotgun sequence DNA region contains:
- the LOC106769879 gene encoding probable F-actin-capping protein subunit beta — translation MEAAMGLMRRIPPKHTETALSALLSLMPNHSSDLLAQVDQPLQVLCDVECGKEFILCEYNRDADSYRSPWSNIYHPPLEDGSLPSLRLRELEVEANDIFAIYRDQYYEGGISSVYMWEDDNEGFVACFLIKKDGSKTGQGRRGYLEEGAWDAIHVIEVGPEEENNNYRLTSTVMLSLTTDNESSGTFSLSGSIRRQMNMRLSVADGHLSNMGKMIEEMESKLRNSLDQVYFGKTREMVCTLRPPSEVSQMRMPES, via the exons ATGGAAGCCGCGATGGGACTGATGCGGAGGATTCCGCCGAAACACACGGAAACTGCTCTCTCTGCACTTCTCAGCCTTATGCCTAACCACTCCTCCGATCTCCTTGCCCAAGTCGATCAGCCTCTCCag GTTCTTTGCGATGTGGAATGCGGGAAGGAGTTCATTTTGTGTGAATACAACAGAGATGCAGACTCTtacag ATCACCTTGGTCAAATATATACCATCCACCATTAGAAGATGGGTCCCTTCCTTCTTTAAGGCTGCGGGAGCTGGAAGTTGAAGCAAATGACATATTTGCAATATATCGTGACCA GTATTATGAAGGAGGCATTTCGTCAGTTTACATGTGGGAAGATGATAATGAAGGTTTCGTAGCAtgctttttaataaagaaag ATGGCTCAAAGACAGGGCAGGGTAGACGGGGATATTTAGAGGAAGGAGCATGGGATGCTATACATGTTATAGAG gTGGGACCAGAGGAagaaaacaacaattatcgtTTGACCAGCACAGTTATGCTGTCTCTGACTACAGATAACGAGTCATCTGGAACTTTCAGTTTATCTGGATCAATTAGACGTCAG ATGAATATGAGACTATCAGTTGCCGATGGACATCTTTCTAACATGGGAAAGATGATTGAAGAAATGGAGAGTAAACTGAGGAACTCACTAGATCAg GTGTACTTCGGGAAAACAAGAGAAATGGTTTGCACACTGAGACCACCTTCTGAAGTGTCCCAGATGAGAATGCCCGAGAGCTGA